In a genomic window of Punica granatum isolate Tunisia-2019 chromosome 6, ASM765513v2, whole genome shotgun sequence:
- the LOC116209872 gene encoding N-acylphosphatidylethanolamine synthase isoform X2, whose product MVAAAGKRKMEWAARGTHLGGVPRKAVIAAVGAFAKVVASLLNSTSVHNADTLLRLVRFRSPGVPLITVSNHMSTLDDPVMWGFEGFPATDAQLARWVLAAEDICFKNSVLSYFFRLGKCIPITRGGGIYQEHMNEALERLRDGEWLHTFPEGKVCQEDAPIRRLKWGTASLIDRAPVTPIVLPIVHRGFEELQLKGVDGEASARILLGAEEDVPSKNGFSQV is encoded by the exons ATGGTGGCGGCGGCGGGCAAGAGGAAGATGGAGTGGGCGGCGAGAGGGACCCACCTAGGCGGCGTCCCGAGAAAGGCCGTGATCGCGGCTGTTGGGGCCTTCGCGAAGGTAGTGGCATCGCTTCTCAACTCCACGTCCGTCCACAACGCCGACACCCTCCTCCGCCTCGTCCGCTTCCGCTCTCCCGGCGTCCCCCTCATTACCGTCAGCAACCACATGTCCAC GTTAGACGATCCTGTAATGTGGGGATTCGAGGGATTCCCTGCCACGGATGCACAACTAGCCAGATGGGTACTCGCAGCTGAAGATATATGCTTCAAAAACTCGGTGCTGTCGTATTTTTTTCGACTCG GAAAATGCATACCTATCACAAGAGGCGGTGGAATTTATCAAGAACACATGAATGAAGCTCTTGAGCGTTTACGTGATGGAGAATGG TTGCACACGTTTCCAGAAGGAAAAGTGTGCCAAGAGGATGCTCCTATCAGAAGGTTAAAGTGGGGAACTGCTAGTCTCATCGACCGTGCCCCTGTCACCCCAATAGTCTTACCCATCGTGCATCGTGGGTTTGAAGAG TTACAGCTGAAGGGTGTCGATGGAGAAGCTTCGGCTAGAATTCTACTGGGGGCTGAAGAAGATGTCCCCTCGAAGAATGGTTTCTCTCAGGTTTGA
- the LOC116209872 gene encoding N-acylphosphatidylethanolamine synthase isoform X1 translates to MVAAAGKRKMEWAARGTHLGGVPRKAVIAAVGAFAKVVASLLNSTSVHNADTLLRLVRFRSPGVPLITVSNHMSTLDDPVMWGFEGFPATDAQLARWVLAAEDICFKNSVLSYFFRLGKCIPITRGGGIYQEHMNEALERLRDGEWLHTFPEGKVCQEDAPIRRLKWGTASLIDRAPVTPIVLPIVHRGFEEVMPENFFRGKRPPVPLWNKRINIVVGEPIEFNLTEMREKAISTSHDLASAPTMGWPTSTHGLDEAAQKCLYNAISGRIQSTMESLRNFSKTFLKPKS, encoded by the exons ATGGTGGCGGCGGCGGGCAAGAGGAAGATGGAGTGGGCGGCGAGAGGGACCCACCTAGGCGGCGTCCCGAGAAAGGCCGTGATCGCGGCTGTTGGGGCCTTCGCGAAGGTAGTGGCATCGCTTCTCAACTCCACGTCCGTCCACAACGCCGACACCCTCCTCCGCCTCGTCCGCTTCCGCTCTCCCGGCGTCCCCCTCATTACCGTCAGCAACCACATGTCCAC GTTAGACGATCCTGTAATGTGGGGATTCGAGGGATTCCCTGCCACGGATGCACAACTAGCCAGATGGGTACTCGCAGCTGAAGATATATGCTTCAAAAACTCGGTGCTGTCGTATTTTTTTCGACTCG GAAAATGCATACCTATCACAAGAGGCGGTGGAATTTATCAAGAACACATGAATGAAGCTCTTGAGCGTTTACGTGATGGAGAATGG TTGCACACGTTTCCAGAAGGAAAAGTGTGCCAAGAGGATGCTCCTATCAGAAGGTTAAAGTGGGGAACTGCTAGTCTCATCGACCGTGCCCCTGTCACCCCAATAGTCTTACCCATCGTGCATCGTGGGTTTGAAGAG GTAATGCCCGAAAATTTTTTCCGAGGAAAAAGGCCCCCTGTTCCTCTATGGAATAAGAGGATAAATATAGTTGTAGGTGAGCCCATAGAGTTTAATCTTACTGAAATGAGAGAGAAGGCAATTTCTACTTCGCATGATCTAGCATCGGCTCCCACTATGGGCTGGCCAACTAGTACTCACGGGCTTGACGAGGCAGCACAGAAATGCCTCTATAATGCTATATCAGGACGCATCCAATCTACTATGGAGAGCTTAAGGAATTTCAGTAAAACATTCCTTAAGCCAaaatcctga